A part of Myxococcales bacterium genomic DNA contains:
- a CDS encoding F-box protein has product MIVRIIVFFLCRSLFSLNMFEQGEEIQRNELISEIIIPDTENDENRAQEINLEQNLADAGIEAENENLRNIITSRRIVQENRSEVGTVEQILPEVSAMGDFNNDNAKNNEKTSENTNEKIVRIFRVNQGSNHGEVFGSRIFMGKGKMLGLPNEIWAEIASYLDLKDLANFRLVCHDTNDVVSFAGKLQDSWLHSNRFYEHLAYLRKLTGFIKISENLAVSHVDKKFVKIWYRSDDSSSYSLLETIDLSEAVKVGSSDRIKPLEGSNFYLCSYEHNDDTFGVSTDDEVGAYVFKLEEKGFTCAYVADEKLENLKINCSSADILSFALMINLGPEKVCCKEDMLLIFESLVEKYQPTSKKAQEVLLSLIIAAELNKEVADRKLLLSACQALHEVGEKRCSENKSIKGLLSDVTKEDFLDCNSKIKKQHNTCALL; this is encoded by the coding sequence ATGATTGTAAGGATAATTGTTTTCTTTTTATGTCGCAGTTTGTTTTCGTTGAACATGTTTGAGCAAGGTGAAGAGATTCAGAGAAATGAGCTCATAAGCGAAATTATTATTCCGGATACTGAAAACGATGAGAATAGAGCTCAAGAAATTAATCTAGAACAAAATCTAGCCGATGCAGGTATCGAGGCTGAAAACGAAAATTTAAGAAATATCATCACTTCAAGGAGGATTGTTCAAGAAAATAGATCTGAAGTTGGAACTGTTGAACAAATACTTCCAGAAGTAAGTGCAATGGGTGACTTTAATAATGATAATGCCAAAAATAACGAAAAGACGTCAGAAAATACCAACGAAAAGATAGTAAGGATTTTTCGCGTTAACCAAGGCTCTAATCATGGTGAAGTGTTTGGTTCACGAATTTTTATGGGAAAAGGTAAGATGTTGGGTCTTCCCAATGAAATTTGGGCGGAAATTGCTTCCTATCTAGATCTAAAAGACCTAGCAAATTTCAGACTGGTTTGCCATGACACCAATGATGTGGTTTCGTTCGCAGGCAAGCTGCAGGATTCCTGGCTGCATTCGAATAGGTTTTATGAACATTTGGCTTACCTAAGAAAGTTGACCGGTTTTATAAAAATAAGTGAAAATTTAGCGGTGTCACATGTGGATAAAAAGTTTGTGAAAATTTGGTATAGATCAGATGATAGTTCTTCTTATTCGCTGTTAGAAACAATAGATCTCAGTGAAGCCGTCAAGGTGGGCTCGTCTGACAGAATTAAACCTTTGGAGGGTAGCAATTTCTATTTATGTTCTTATGAGCACAACGACGATACCTTCGGTGTGTCCACCGATGATGAAGTAGGTGCGTATGTTTTTAAGCTTGAGGAAAAAGGATTTACATGTGCCTATGTGGCAGATGAAAAATTGGAGAACCTTAAGATTAACTGCTCTAGTGCGGATATACTTTCCTTTGCTTTGATGATTAATCTAGGGCCAGAGAAGGTGTGTTGCAAGGAAGATATGCTGCTCATTTTTGAATCCTTAGTGGAAAAGTATCAGCCAACAAGTAAAAAAGCCCAAGAAGTATTGTTGTCACTAATTATAGCGGCAGAATTAAACAAAGAAGTTGCTGACCGAAAGCTATTACTATCCGCGTGTCAGGCCCTACATGAAGTAGGCGAAAAACGCTGTAGTGAAAATAAATCAATTAAAGGGTTGCTGTCTGATGTCACTAAAGAAGACTTTCTCGACTGCAATTCAAAAATAAAAAAACAACACAACACATGCGCATTGTTGTAA